In Deinococcus radiophilus, a single genomic region encodes these proteins:
- the cas2 gene encoding CRISPR-associated endonuclease Cas2 produces MIDLLICYDVATSTEGGAKRLRRVAKACTAHGQRVQNSVFEVSVTDVQLLHLRQRLLEVMDADEDTIRIYRLRQPREKFVEAYGKDHYTDFSEPLIL; encoded by the coding sequence ATGATTGACTTGCTGATTTGTTACGACGTGGCCACCTCGACCGAAGGCGGAGCCAAGCGCCTTCGCCGCGTGGCCAAAGCCTGCACCGCGCACGGCCAGCGGGTGCAGAACAGCGTGTTTGAGGTCAGCGTGACCGACGTGCAGCTGCTGCACTTGCGTCAGCGCCTGCTGGAAGTGATGGACGCCGACGAGGACACCATCCGCATTTACCGCCTGCGCCAGCCCCGTGAGAAATTTGTGGAGGCCTACGGCAAAGACCACTACACCGACTTCAGCGAGCCGCTGATTCTATAG
- the cas1c gene encoding type I-C CRISPR-associated endonuclease Cas1c, whose amino-acid sequence MNTLYIQTQGTYLHLDTDNIRVEVEKERKAMIPLHHVESVVVFGNVLLSPFLIHKLAREHKPVTWLTEFGRFMARTETPVSGNVLLRVAQHACACDMAKALSIARFVAAGKLQNQKVTLMRSAREALDNDPELLRQAAKEINAQIGCLPLAETVDEVRGIEGTAARIYWEVFPLMLRQNRDFFWLTERTRRPARDAINATLNFTYTVLANDCASAAQSVGLDPQVGFLHALRPGRSSLALDLMEELRAVTADRAIITLINRSQLTPRDFVLHEGNTVTIKEDARKTILAHLTERKKEEVTHPLTARKTPLGLIPHVQARLLAQHLRGDRAHYPPYLHR is encoded by the coding sequence TTGAACACCCTGTACATTCAGACGCAGGGCACGTACCTGCACCTGGACACTGACAACATCCGCGTGGAGGTGGAAAAGGAGCGCAAGGCCATGATCCCCCTGCACCACGTCGAGAGCGTTGTCGTGTTCGGGAACGTGCTGCTCAGCCCCTTCCTGATTCATAAGTTGGCCCGCGAACACAAGCCTGTCACGTGGCTCACCGAGTTCGGGCGGTTCATGGCCCGCACCGAAACGCCCGTCAGCGGGAATGTCCTCCTGCGCGTGGCCCAGCACGCCTGCGCCTGCGACATGGCCAAGGCCCTGTCCATTGCGCGGTTCGTGGCGGCCGGGAAACTCCAGAATCAGAAAGTTACCCTGATGCGTTCGGCCCGCGAGGCGCTGGACAACGACCCGGAACTGCTGCGGCAAGCGGCAAAGGAAATCAACGCCCAGATCGGCTGCCTGCCCCTGGCGGAAACCGTGGACGAGGTGCGCGGCATCGAAGGCACCGCCGCCCGCATCTACTGGGAGGTCTTCCCGCTGATGCTGCGGCAAAACCGCGATTTCTTCTGGCTGACGGAACGCACCCGCCGCCCCGCACGGGACGCCATCAACGCCACGCTGAACTTCACGTACACCGTCCTGGCGAACGACTGCGCCAGCGCCGCCCAGAGTGTGGGCCTCGACCCGCAGGTGGGTTTTCTGCACGCCCTGCGCCCCGGCAGAAGCAGCCTCGCCCTGGACCTGATGGAAGAACTCCGTGCCGTCACCGCCGACCGCGCCATCATCACCCTGATCAACCGCTCTCAACTCACGCCGCGCGACTTCGTGTTGCACGAGGGAAATACCGTGACCATCAAAGAAGATGCCCGCAAAACCATCCTCGCGCACCTCACCGAACGCAAGAAGGAGGAAGTGACACACCCCCTCACCGCCCGCAAAACCCCGCTGGGCCTCATCCCGCACGTTCAGGCTCGCCTGCTGGCCCAGCACCTGCGCGGCGACCGGGCGCACTATCCGCCGTATCTACATAGGTAG
- the cas4 gene encoding CRISPR-associated protein Cas4, protein MEEFIMLSALQHFTFCPRQCALIHVEQVWTENAHTARGQQQHERAHGGGTEERGGMRTMRALPLVSRVHGLMGVADVVELLPDGSPRPVEYKSGRAKPRLADEVQLCAQAMCLEEMFACDISAGFIYHSASHKRREVQFTPELRHAVLDARDGIRELLRTRVLPLPAADARCELCSLKDECEPFAPRDFPRGFDPFSTRLEE, encoded by the coding sequence GTGGAGGAATTCATCATGCTTTCGGCCTTGCAGCATTTCACGTTCTGCCCGCGCCAGTGCGCCCTGATTCACGTGGAGCAGGTGTGGACGGAGAACGCGCATACCGCACGGGGCCAGCAGCAGCACGAGCGGGCGCACGGGGGCGGCACGGAGGAACGCGGCGGCATGCGCACCATGCGTGCCCTACCGCTGGTGTCGCGTGTTCACGGCCTGATGGGCGTGGCGGACGTGGTCGAACTCCTGCCGGATGGCTCGCCTCGCCCGGTGGAGTACAAATCCGGGCGGGCGAAACCACGGCTGGCCGACGAGGTGCAGTTGTGTGCTCAGGCGATGTGTCTGGAGGAGATGTTCGCTTGCGACATCTCAGCGGGCTTCATTTACCATTCGGCCAGTCACAAACGCCGCGAAGTCCAGTTCACGCCAGAATTGCGCCATGCCGTACTGGACGCCCGTGACGGCATTCGGGAACTCCTACGGACGCGAGTGCTGCCGCTGCCCGCCGCTGACGCCCGTTGCGAGCTGTGCAGCCTGAAAGACGAGTGCGAACCGTTCGCCCCGCGTGACTTTCCGCGTGGATTCGACCCCTTCAGCACGAGGTTGGAAGAATGA